TTGTCGCAGACCGAGTGTGCCCCCGCCCATGCCGAAGATTTCGACATACATGTGGGCCAAATCGGTGGCACGGGCCAAATCGCTGCCCGCCGCCCCGGTGCTGACATCGTCCAACAGCAATGCCTCGGCTTCGCGTCCGGCCAGCAGAACGCATAAGTCGTCGAGAATTTGATTGCGGGTGAGTCCCAATCGACGCGAACCATCGTCTTTGAATCGCACATACGCCGGTGCCCACGAGGTTTCCGAGCGAATCGTGATGCGATCGACGGCTGGGTGATTGGGGCAAAACAGCGCACAAACCGCGTGACCGCCTTCGTGAGTGGCCAGCAATTGTTCTTCGCGGGTCGTCAGGTCGAGCTTTTCCTGATATTCCGAGGTGGCGCGGTCGATGTCGTCCGGCGTGGTCGCATCGGACTTATTTTCGCGCAACCGAATCCGAGCGATCGACCGGCAGAGTGCCTGCAAGTGGTCGCCGGAATACCGCGTGCCCGCCGCCGCACCTTCAACTTGGCCATCCGTATGCTTGACGGCATAATCCAGGGCCGCTTCCGTCATTTGCAGCTTCATGCGTTCGTTGTAGATCTGCAAAATCGCCCGGCGATCATCGTCATCCGGGTACGGAATGTGCATATGAAACTCAAAGCGACCGGGCCGCAGCAACGCCGGGTCGAGACTTTCGACAAAGTTGGTCGTGCCGACGATGAATACGAGTTCGTCTTTGTGAAAGCCATCCATTTCGGTCAATAATTGGTTGACCATGGAATGCTCGACGCCGCTGCCGGTGTACGTCCCGCGTGCGGTGGCGAAGGAATCGATTTCGTCGAAGACGATGATCGACGGTGCCGATTGCCGGGCCTTGTGGAAGATCTGCCGCAGATTGTCTTCCGATTCGCCGACCCATTTCGACTTCAATTCCGGTCCGCTGACAACGGTGATCGCGGCACCAATCGCGGCGGCCATTGCCTTGGCGAAGTAGGTTTTGCCGGTCCCCGGCGGTCCCCAAAAAATCATGCCGCGGGGAATGAGTTCTTCCAGCCGAGCGATTTCTTCCTCGGTAGTGGCGGTGTCGCGGCGAGCCAGCACGTCGAGGATTTCCTGGCGAAGTTGTTTCTTCACCTTGGTGTAACCGCCGATATCCTTTTCCAGGCTAATATCGGGGATTTCGAGCGCCCCGGTGAGGGTGGCTTGTCGCAATTGCTGGTAACTGCGCTTGGGATCGGCGGGGTAGTCCTCGCCTTCCAGCGTGGAGAGCAGCTTGCGGAGCTTCAGCGCGTTCACGCCCGAGACGTACTTGTACAACGCCCAGGGGTTGAATTGTTTGCCGAACTTGCGACTTTCTCGCCGGGTAATCAGATGCCGCAATCGATTGCGCGAGATGCCGAGAATCGCCGTGCGATGCGTAAACAGATTCTCAATCACCTTGGGCAACGGGAATGACGGGTCTTTGAACCCCAGCCAGACCAATTCGGGATTTTCGTATAGCAGGGGGATGACCTCGCGCGCTTCGGCGGTGAGTCCCCCTTGACTGGTGGTGAGCAGGTCGAGGTGCGGCAACACCACGACGCGACGTTCGACGGCACCGCGCACCGCTTCCCGCAGTTGCGAAATCATGGTGCCAATCAATCCGGTGGGCATCATTCCGTTGGGCTGTTCGGTCTCGCGGGGGCGACCGTCCAGGTAGATGCAGCGGATATTATTTTGACGAAGGCGATCGCGCACATTCAGGAACAAAAACGGTGCGAGATCCTTATCGCATTCGATTAAGCAGGGCAGACCGCGTTGCAGTTTGGAGGCGACCTCGGCCAGTTCGCGGCTGTAGGCGGCCTCCACGGCTTGTTCGCGTGTCAGGGCTTCGGGAAGTTCCGACTCGGAGATAAAAATACTGCTCATGGAAGCTCGGATCTAAGAATGCGAATCCTTCCGCAATCGTTGGGAACGCTCCCGGTGAGAGCGGGCACCCAACGATGCGGCGTCCTGAAACGCGAGCGATCGGAATTATACTTCGACCTTGATGGTGAGCGATCCGTTTTCGGGATCTTCGGTCATTTCTTTAATCTGACCCAATTGCGAGGCTTTTTGCTTGAGTGCCTCGGCGGTCACTTTATTGACCACTTGATTGAGTTCTTGCTGCATGTCCGCGAGTTTCTTTTCCAGGGCTTCGGTCGCTTGTCCTTGCAGCCGTTGGGTTTGCTGCTCGGCACGACGTTCGAGATCCTGTTTGAGTTCGCGTTGGAGTCGTTCGCGGAGGGAGGCTTCGTTCGGGCCGACATCGTCGTAGCCGGTCCCTTCGCGGGCACCTTCCAGATCGACTTTTTCCGTTGCCTCGCTGCGAATGCTGACTTCGCCGGTTTCCGGATCAATGCTGACGGTGATATCGCCGTCTTTGCGGACCATTTTGCCATCTTGTTCTTCAAAGCCGCGCTCGGCGAGAGCGCCTTTGAGCAACTGGGCCATTTGATCGCAGGGCAGAATTTCCAGCATCTCCAGATCCGAGCAGATCTCGTCGGAGGCTTTCAATTCGCGGCTAATCGATTCCCGAACGCGAATCCGGTAGGCACGACTCATTCCCAATCCTCCGAAAAAAGCGACCGTCGCTACGGGACATTCCGTTCGACGGTGATCGTCTCCCGGTCTGAAATCCGATCCCAGCATCCATTCGGCCGCAACGGTGTGAAATTGCATCCGTGCATGCGTCCGATCGGCACGATGTTGGGGGTGGGGAACGCTCGACAAGCGAGTTTCCCGGTGACAGCAAGCAGCGACGACATCCGCGAACGAATGCGACCACGCCAGAATTCGCTCCGCATTACGGGGCAGTGCCCCGATCGGGGGCCGATGCCGAGGGCGGTGTTGGCGGGGATGCCGTTGGCGCACGCAACGGATCGAATTGTTGGATGATCCGTTGCCCGCGACGATTCAACACCGATCCGTTGGCCGATTCCCAATCGGACAAGAACAATTGCGACGCGGCAAAGCCATCGTCGAAGTACCCCACCAACCGGGCACGTCGTTCCCATTGTTGCAGGTTATCGATTGCCCGCAAGAGACTAAGTGCCGAACGCTGCGTGGCGAGTCGATCCACCAGCCGCGCGGGAGCCCGTGTCGAGGTGAGCGCACCGGTCCAGAAAATCGGCGAAATCTCTTCTGCAGACAGCACTTGCGCTGCCACTTGCAGCAGAAACCGCACCAGATCCGGCCGCTGAGCCGATTCCGCATCTTGGAGCAATCGCTCCAACACCCGCTCCTGCACTTGGCCGGTGAGCCGCATGTGGTCCCAATCGACAATCTGCCCCTTCTCGCGCTCGATGTGCAGCCAGCGATTCATCCAGTAATGCTGCATCGCCTCCATGACGAGTGCGGCATCCCCGACCATCCAGTTGGCGAAACTCGGGACCGCCTCGGGGGAGTTGGTCGCAAAATCGTCCGGGAATGCCAGCCAGCAGAGGGCATTCCGACTAAAGGGGCTGTCGGGTGCCCGCAGCACGGGCATCATTTCCGCATCTTGCCGCATCGCCGCGAAGCCCAGAAACAGCAGCAATTCATCGCCGATGGTCAACCCGGTATCGGCGGCGGGTTGCCAGAACGCCTTCCCGGCAGCGGGTTTATTCGCCGTCATCCAAATCAGAAACGAGAGCGATTGTTTGGTGAACACCAGTCCGAGTTTTTCGGGCGGGGTGCGTTCCCACAATCGGCCAAAACTCGGTGCCCCCATCCGCAGAAAGCGATCCCGCCGCCAAGCCCCGGCTTGGGTGAGCCAACGAACGATTCCCTTGCGAAGAGAATCTTCGATCAGTCGAATCGACGATCGAGAGAGGCAATTCGGTCGCGGCTGGCTTTGCAGGATCAGTGGGTGTGCCTGTTCAAACGGGGTGACACCCAGGAAAAACCGCAGAATGCGCAGCAGATTCGCCTCAAAACGCGACACGGTCGGTGGGCCGCCGCTGGTCGGTGGTTCCGAGGGGTTGTCGATGGCGGTGCTGCTCATGATGGCCGTCTTCCTTCTCGACGATCACCCATCCTGCGATTCCGCGGATGGTGGGGTTGTTTTGCGTGCGGGGCGTCGCCAGCCTTTCCACAATCCTACCGCAGATTGCGCGGGAAAGCCATTGATGGTTATGCCTTCTGGATCGAGTCGAATTTCCAGCGTGTTGCGTTGTTGCCAGCAGGCATCCTCGGCCCGGTATCGCGGCGTCAGAAAATGAATCCGCTGATTGGTCGAGCCAATCCATCGCCGCGAATCATCCGGCTGATCCCGCAAATACGGCCCATCCACGAGGATATCCGTCAGCGAAATCAACTCCAAGACCGCCGGGTCGGCCTTTGCCTGGTGTTCCTCCAGGGTGAAACCGGTGAAAGTCATCACGCTCAACCCACGTTCCTGACAGGCTTTGGCGAGCGCCGCTGCTCCGATGGCGTGCGATGTCGGTTCGCCGCCCAGCAGGGTGATCCCTTCGACGGAGCCGGATTCCCGAGCGGCATCGACTTGCGCGAGCACTTCCGAGAGGTGCATCGGGGTGCCGCCGGAAAATTTCAAAAATTCCGGATTGCAGCAGCCCGGACAGCGCAACGGGCACCCCTGGAACCACAGGGCAAAGCGGATGCCCGGTCCTTCGGCTTCGGTGATGGGCACAATCTGAGCGACCGATAGAATCGGATCGCCGATTGGCAGTTCGATCATGCTCGCTCCTTGTGTTGCGATGGGCCGTGATTCCCCATTATAGGCACGCCGGTTGCACTTCGATCCAGCCCGGTTGCCCCTCTTCGCCATGAATCCGAATTCGGGCATCGACAAATTGTTGAATGGTATCCCGATTCGTCAATGTATGCTGGGTAATTTCCGAAACATGATACGCCGATGGTGCCGATGCGAGTGCCGCCAGCAGCATCAATTGATCGGCGCTATACGGATCGATCGTGCCGCCGCCATTGCGATGGGCCCGCAGTTCGTCCATGGCGGCATCGGCAATCTGTTCCGCTGGCACGCCTCGTTTGCCCAGATGTACAAACCACGCGGGCACTGCCGTGTGCCCAATCGCTGCTTCCGGTTCCCATGCCAGGCCGACCCAGACACCTGGCCCGTTCGCGAGTTGCTGCCGCTCAAACGTAATCGTATGCCCCTCCGCCGTCATTCGGGCGGTGATGCGTTTGATGATTCGCTCGGCGATTCCCGCATCGACATCCGCGACTCCAGCAATGCCGCGAATCCGCCCCGAGTTCGGACGCGACTCGCTTGCCGCCGGCACGTTCACGCCCGGCCAAGTGGTGTTCGGCGTCAGCGTCGCCCGCACCGTCCCCCCACCGCGCGGATAGAATCCGGCCCGCACCAATTCCAGCCGCACATCCAAACCCAAGTGTCGCAGATGCTCGCACCAGGTGGATTGCAGAAAGAGAAAACTCGGGGCGAAATCGACATGCGTTCCGCCGTGCAAAACCAAGCTGCTCCCCGCCGATTGTCGCCAGAGCAGCGGGAGGGCAACGGTATGCAGCACCAGCGCAGTGGAGCCTGCCGTGGAAATTCGGAATTCGTAGGTACCCGGTCGAATCGCGCCGGGGCGAAATTCCAGCGTGGAGGAATTCAAACTCGCGCCGATCAGCGTGGCTTGGCCCACCTCGGCGGCGGCAAGAACCGATGCCAGATGCTGCGCTTGCAGGCCGGGCTTGGGGCGGTTGGCGCGAATCTGGATCATCCGAAACGGTTGTCCGGTGATCAGCGACAACGCGAGGCTGCTCCGCAGAATTTGCCCTCCGCCTTCGCCTTGCGAGCCGTCCAAGTGAATCATCCGTCACCACTCCATTCCTGGGGAAACGATCTCGATGCGAATCCGCACCCGCCTCCCGACCGCTCACCAGAACCGCCAGCGAAGAATTTGTCGCAGAATCCATTTCGAGCGTGGGGTGAGTCGCTGTCGATTCGCGGCGTCGGCGATTTTGCGGAAGATTTCCGCCTGTGTGGGATACGGTAGCACCAAATTGGCGATTCGTCGCAGACCAATTTTCAATTGCATCGCCTGAATGACCGGGGCGATGAGATCACCCGCGTGATTGCCGATGATGGTGGCCCCGAGAATCCGATCCGTGCCCGCT
This DNA window, taken from Tuwongella immobilis, encodes the following:
- a CDS encoding 4Fe-4S single cluster domain-containing protein, producing MIELPIGDPILSVAQIVPITEAEGPGIRFALWFQGCPLRCPGCCNPEFLKFSGGTPMHLSEVLAQVDAARESGSVEGITLLGGEPTSHAIGAAALAKACQERGLSVMTFTGFTLEEHQAKADPAVLELISLTDILVDGPYLRDQPDDSRRWIGSTNQRIHFLTPRYRAEDACWQQRNTLEIRLDPEGITINGFPAQSAVGLWKGWRRPARKTTPPSAESQDG
- the rtcA gene encoding RNA 3'-terminal phosphate cyclase; its protein translation is MIHLDGSQGEGGGQILRSSLALSLITGQPFRMIQIRANRPKPGLQAQHLASVLAAAEVGQATLIGASLNSSTLEFRPGAIRPGTYEFRISTAGSTALVLHTVALPLLWRQSAGSSLVLHGGTHVDFAPSFLFLQSTWCEHLRHLGLDVRLELVRAGFYPRGGGTVRATLTPNTTWPGVNVPAASESRPNSGRIRGIAGVADVDAGIAERIIKRITARMTAEGHTITFERQQLANGPGVWVGLAWEPEAAIGHTAVPAWFVHLGKRGVPAEQIADAAMDELRAHRNGGGTIDPYSADQLMLLAALASAPSAYHVSEITQHTLTNRDTIQQFVDARIRIHGEEGQPGWIEVQPACL
- a CDS encoding AAA family ATPase translates to MSSIFISESELPEALTREQAVEAAYSRELAEVASKLQRGLPCLIECDKDLAPFLFLNVRDRLRQNNIRCIYLDGRPRETEQPNGMMPTGLIGTMISQLREAVRGAVERRVVVLPHLDLLTTSQGGLTAEAREVIPLLYENPELVWLGFKDPSFPLPKVIENLFTHRTAILGISRNRLRHLITRRESRKFGKQFNPWALYKYVSGVNALKLRKLLSTLEGEDYPADPKRSYQQLRQATLTGALEIPDISLEKDIGGYTKVKKQLRQEILDVLARRDTATTEEEIARLEELIPRGMIFWGPPGTGKTYFAKAMAAAIGAAITVVSGPELKSKWVGESEDNLRQIFHKARQSAPSIIVFDEIDSFATARGTYTGSGVEHSMVNQLLTEMDGFHKDELVFIVGTTNFVESLDPALLRPGRFEFHMHIPYPDDDDRRAILQIYNERMKLQMTEAALDYAVKHTDGQVEGAAAGTRYSGDHLQALCRSIARIRLRENKSDATTPDDIDRATSEYQEKLDLTTREEQLLATHEGGHAVCALFCPNHPAVDRITIRSETSWAPAYVRFKDDGSRRLGLTRNQILDDLCVLLAGREAEALLLDDVSTGAAGSDLARATDLAHMYVEIFGMGGGTLGLRQFRSPRTGERRELSQELLAYIDRTVSEVIEEQRLRATKILKENLPLLKTLRDLLIEKKTIDARVLSELTGGNKKDADSKSEPAPASVAADAATSGAVEPVGKS